Genomic segment of Apium graveolens cultivar Ventura chromosome 7, ASM990537v1, whole genome shotgun sequence:
GAAATTTAAAATTAAGGGATGCATTCTGTCAAAATTAAAAGTTTAAGATCAAACCGAAAAAATGAATATTTATAAAGGGTACAAAATGTAATTTACTCTTTTTTATAACTAACCTTACCCAATGTAATCATTTTGTAAATATagtattctttattttctttagTTTACATTTCTATAGTCTCTTTTACATATCTTCATATTCTAACACTACTGAATGTTTCAGAGGAACATCTGGTTATTTTGGCTCCAGAATATGCTATAAAAGGTtatcttattcaacataatcaaaTGCCCAAAGAGGTTCAACGCAATGCAAAAATGCTAAAATCATCCTTGAATTCATCACTCTTTTTGCGACATCACATAGCACTAGCTGCACAACATATTACAGGTTTAATTAAACATTATCAAAAGTGCAAAGAGGTTCGTGATAGGGACCCCCCCCCCACCTCAGAACAAAGACACTCTGTTTTACACTTTAGTAGTACTATAAAATTTCAGATTGGTGACACCGAGTTATTTTTTAACTAACTGTTAAATTTATGTTAACAAACATATTTTACCAGATAATTGTGCACAATTAAATCTAAAATTCATAAATTCAAGAGATAATGAAAAACAATTGTTGCAGATTTCATGATTAATTGAAACGCATTAGGAGCTACAACTTGAACATCAAAAGCTAGACCACCAACAAAAGACCTAACCAACCAACATCACTTTACATAACAAAACCTAAGAATCCTTCTAAACATAATCATCAAATTAAACCATCAAATTAAGCGCGCTCTCCACGGATACGCCTGGCGAGCTGAATGTCCTTGGGCATAATAGTGACTCTCTTGGCGTGAATCGCACAGAGATTGGTGTCCTCGAACAATCCAACCAGATAAGCCTCTGCTGCCTCCTGGAGCGCCGCAACAGCTGAGCTCTGAAAACGCAGGTCTGTCTTGAAATCCTGCGCTATTTCACGAACCAGGCGCTGGAATGGAAGCTTCCTGATGAGAAGCTCTGTTGATTTCTGGTACTTGCGGATCTCTCGGAGAGCCACGGTTCCAGGCCTGAATCTGTGTGGCTTCTTCACTCCTCCGGTGGCAGGTGCTGACTTGCGTGCTGCTTTTGTTGCTAGCTGCTTTCGTGGTGCCTTTCCTCCGGTTGATTTGCGGGCGGTTTGTTTGGTTCGTGCCATTGAAATGAAGCTTTCTTGTGTAGAGATATGTGTGTGTATTGATTTGTTCTGTATTTTGGTTTGTGGATGTGAAAACAGAGGATGATTTGGGGGGTTTTTTATAAGGGAGGTTGGCAGGGTTGTGGCGGGAGTTGGGTCAATCGTGGCTGTTGGTTTTGGGGTTTCAGGGGATGGTAATGATGCGTTCTAGGCGCGGATCGATGACGTGGATGGGGCTCTGAGGGTTTAAAGATCATTCTGGCCGTTGATTTGATTGTGAGGGGGCGTATTATCGACGGCTGTGCGTTTTATAAACAAGGCAGGGGCGGATCGATGAGCTGGCTTGGGAATACTTAGAAAATTTCGAAATTCGTTTACAACTTGCAGGCATGCAGCAGCAATTTTCAAAATTTCTTTCGAGTATGAAACCATTATgttattcaacatataatattactttatttatatttatgcatATTCAACTCATTGAGTGAATAAGTGTACTTAATTATGTATTATCAATTCATTCATATAAAAATGTATTTTTATCAATAAGCTAAATGTAGAATCTTTTTTTTAATTCCAAACTTTTGCTACTTTTGTAAATGGGCATTTATATCAGTTAAATTATTACTTATGAGTTATTCAGTTATTTGGATAATTGACATATATATAAATTTGTGATGTGTGTGGGATACGGtcttttttaattattttgtcTAAAACAATTAAAGGTGAAATTAAATTAGAATTATAGGAGGTTTACTAAATCAGAGAGTAATCACCCTTAATGCTTAATTTGTGGCATTTTTCCGGAATTAAGTCAATACTGGTCAAACCAGACAACTAGTCCTAAAACATTTTTTTTGACAAAATTTACTTGACATATGTTTAGGATGAAAATATTAAGCTAATGATATATTTCATACTAAATTATATTTGTCGACGAAACAAAGGCAACGGCTAAACGCACAAAAATCGGGAATTTTGAAATACCGCTTTTACGAGTTTTAACTGTCAAACTCATTTAAAATTGTGTTGGTCTTAAATATTTTACACTCAAATATATGTaatatatttatttgaatattaatatcaaattATCTTGTAAAAAGTCGTGCAAACAAATTTAAAAGATTTTATCCCGAAAAAATCTTATATGCTTATTTATGCTGATAAAATCTAACATAAATTTAAACTTAATTATTTCTCGGATCTCATATTCATTATTATTGCAACTCCATGTCTTGcattattataaattttattattattcaattaaactaattattaattattattttactagtaatattattataatattttgtttatttaaattaaatataaatatattatattaatgtatttatattattatattataataagtATTGTGAAAGAAAAAATAAAACAAAGTTTAACGGGACCATCCCAAAGTAAAAATGGGTTAGTGCATTAGTAGAAGTGCTTATTTTTTTAGAAGGAGACTTGGTGATTAGTCGGCAAAAAGGTAACTCTACATTCAAGTGGGTTAGGGAGAGGCAATAGAGTATCTTCAGCGCTCTGGGCATTCTTTTCGGGTTTTTGAGCCCACAAGGAATTCACGTAAGGAGAAGTTGTCCCCAACAAAATTTGGGCAATTTCTTCCAACAGTGATGTCtatcttttttatttttaacattATATTTTCACATTCTGGGTCTCATTAAAATCATATATCTATTAAACTTAATTTGTTTACAATTTCTTGATTAATATATAAAAGCAAAAGAAGCATGAAATGGTGTCTTGAAAACTGTATCTAGTAGCTAGTCAATGACCATCGAAGTGACTATGTACCCAAATAACTGTTTATAAGTGTCCAATAATAGTGGTCAAGTATCTTTTGTCCAAGCCCCGATTTCTCTTCCTAAGGTGGAATGTGGGCATTAAAACGCTTTTCAATGCAGTTGATCTTGCCTCTTAAAGATGGTCTTACAACACTAGCCACTTAACACTATTTGGGCCACGTTAAGTGACTTCGGCAAACATTTTTTTTGTCTAAATTGCATTGCACCAACGGGAAGAAAAGAGGTCGTGGTCTCTCGCTCTCTCTGGTAGGACTGTCAAAAAAATTCGGAAAATCCGATATCCGTTCGAATAATTCGCATTTGTGTCTGAGAAAGTGGATATTATTTGTATCCAAAATAAAACGGATATTATCTGTATCTGAATCCGAATATTtcggatacggatataggcacATCCGTGTCCGAAAATATCTGGATccagaaataaataaataaataaataaataaaatttattatatattcttaaaattttaatgatatattattttttaaaaaatattaaaatataatatttttttatacacGTCTTTATACTACCAAAAGTAAGGGTAtcttatttatattttataccACATCTCTATAATCTATATCCTGGAAGTGTAAAGTGCAAACCCTTATCTTTTCAACTCTCCCACGTCGCAAAGTGGGAAATGGGCAAGCCAAAAAGTGGTTTTTACATTGTATGATCAGGGTCAAAATAGGTCACGACCAGCAAAATGACCACGCCCACTTCTAACAATTACCTAACAATTAccattaatatttaatatattaatctatcattttatcatttcattttatgTTTGGTGCACTGCAGTCTTCATGTTCTTGTATGTTCTTGGATGAATATGTTGAGCATATCTCgtaatttcataataatcattattttttctatattgtaatattttaaatttaacaTTTTCTCGTGTGATATTTTTAATGTTCTTGGAATTATCTTTTAATAATTGGAATTATCTTTTAAGAATAGAACGTATTTAAATTACAGGACATGTCTGTTATTTTAGAatcaatttaaaaaattattcattTTAATTTCGATTATTACAATTTTAACATTATTTAACTAAacttaaattaattatttaatatcattTTTATTAtagatataattcaaaagaataaATGGGTTTTACAAAAAGTGGCAAGTGGGCTTTGCATTAGACAAAATTGTTCGTTTTTTTATTTTCCCACTTTCTTGTGTGTTATCATGTCGCGGGGTCCAAAAATAAGGGAAAGTTGGATGTTTCACTAGAGGTTCTCTTAGAGTAGCGCGCCACTTAACATACTTGAATCACGTAAAATGACTTGACCAGCCACTTTTTAATCTAAATTACATTGGAGTAAGAGGAAGACGAGTGACCGCCTCGGTGGCCTTGACCATTTCCTGACATTcctaatttattattattattttgcaTATGAGTAGAAGCTAGCATTTGTAAAGAAACTTTTTCAGCCTTTTAATCTTGATTGTCTTTTGTCTTACTCGCTTTACATGTTACAACTTGTACATGTTGAtttgattatttttttaaaaatttttaaattaaattaaaattgagttttaatatattaatttactataaatataaaattattatattttatttatttgaattaaattattatataagaATTAAGAAGTAttgaaaagaaaataaaataaagataaaaatGGGACCCATTTGTAAGTGAAATTGGGCTTGTGCATTGGGAGGAGTGATCACTTTTTTTTCGAGGTCACTTGGTGCTTAGTTGGAAAAGAGTAGCCTGACATGTAAGAGCAAGCGCAGCGCGGTCCTTTTGAGACATCGGTcccttttatattatttattctaaataaaataattggagttaaatcttaaatgaatattcaaaacaaataatattcatttaataaatagCATAAACATTTGTAACCAAAATCTTTAattgataaataaaaataatattcacttaatTTTAAATACTCGtaaataaaatcaaatattcaaaataatattcactttaGAATTTAAAACTATCGAGTAAATTTTATTCAATTATCAGTTATCGAAAATCATACGTAACATACTCAAGAATATCGTCTCCCGGTTCAAAATACAATGTTTAAATTGTAGGCCCTATATTCATGGTATTCGTAAAATCTAGCTTATAGTTGTCATGGGTATTCTAGCTAGGGGTGAGCATGGGTCGGTTCGACTCGGTTTTTGGATAAAACCGGAACCGCAAccatttattttttatttttaaaatcaaaaactGCAACTGCCGGTTCGGATTCGGATTCAGTTTTAAAAAATTCCGGTTTGGTTATAATCGGCTCGGTGTCGGTTATTAAACCgacaaatataaaaataaaaagtaaaatatAAACAAGACAAATGaaaattttaattatgatttTTGTTCTTCAATCTGAGTTTCAAAAAATATGAGCCAATTATATACGAACTCCATGGCCCAGTTTGTATTTAGGTGTGTTGCAGTAAAGTAGTAGACATTGCAAACAACAGGAAAAAAAAAGTTGCTAAACACAGGAGTGCAAGAGCCCAAGGCCAAGGCTTTGTAAAAACTTAAAAAACTAATTGGCTATACGGTATTCTTCGAATATTCTGATAtgttttattaacttttaaaaatttatatagATTACATATATAATATACTAATTTCATTATTTATTGATAACCGGCTCAGTTCGGTTTTTGTCGCTTCGGTTGGAACGTATAACCGGAACCCAACTATCTAAATCAAATCGGTTTTTTAATTTTCGGTTTCGGTTTCAGATCGGTTTTATTCAGATCAATTTTCTCCGTTCTTTTCCGATTTCGGTACGGTTTCGGTTTTAATTTGGTTTTTTGCTCCGCCCTACAAGCTCAAAATTTAAATCATACTTCAATTATTGTAAGGCATAATTTCAAAACATGCATGCATTTGTATCGCATTATAAAATATAAAGTTTTTGATCACAACAACAGTAAAAAGGGTTTAAAAGCTTGCCAGATTGTCCGGGGGTGATAGCGGGTCTCGAGTTGGTCCGATAATCAATAAACAATAACATAACTCGGGACTAGTCATTGATCGCTTATGAAACTAAGCCTTAACTCTCATATATTCTAGCATTCTTTTTCAAGTCATTGATTAACATTCTCGCTTGCATACCCTCaattttatcatttttataaaatctaaaaataaTCTTTTTAATAAGAAACATTCGTGAAGGCCTTCCTAACCGCCTTTAATACTTTAGCTAAAAGTTTCATGATCCAACTAGTCTTTTGAGGGTCTCAAAAACAGTTTCAAAGTTACATAAAAGGTAAGGATGGTTTCCCGAAACATCGCTTACTTAAAACAATCATTTCTCTTAAATCGTAAATCCGTTTAACACGATCTAtacatcaaaacgaagcttaaaACATGAAATAACTCATCATGGAAGTGGTGATATTTAACATGAGGTTTTTCAATTAAAAagtgttaggaaatgaataacacacatgaaaggcatatgtcatagcctatttgtttattcgaggatttaactcaactcaaataaggatgtaacaagtaaatagtggttctatcgtcagaaagatctctcaaagtaacatatgtcaaaggattaagtaacattgttcatctacagtcttgaggacttcattcactggaagaagctcaagaaattgatcaagcctcagtgatataaatcaagattgtggatttaatcaagtgacagagatctcgtcagggtatcaattaattacaaggatttaatctgaaaaaaatgaagacatgaagaaatatcacagatgttagtcattcatgaaccagaaagtacatcgagtgtcaacattgaagtggtgaaatggattcataagtttcagtgattttcagaagattgtcagaagagtggttgatgttcaagattagtattaattttctattaattaattaagtcatataatttaattaagaaaataaattatatctgcaaagattaatttattgattaattgaattaattggttaattaattctgaattaatattatgcatttttcagaaatgattttgaattaatattcaaaattaaatcagcaagacaaatatttgaactggtatgacaattggattgtcataccgaaagtctttccaagccTTGTTAGATTGTCTTtccgaaagttctaccagttcaatcaatagtcctaccgaaagttctaccagttcaatcaatagtcctaccgaaagttctaccagttaaaaggattgtcttgctgagctaacaGGATTTTCTTGCCAATTAAAATCAAAGGTTGATTGAATATAAAAGAGCAGCAGCTGATGTTCAACAAAGAGTATTGAATATCACAACAAACactgaagaacacagaacaaagaaaaagcagagaacttattgcaatttctcaggacattaatttctagtatttattgttaaatctaaaccactagaaatcattctcttgttcttgtgtaactatctagtggatcaaaatccctagaacttaatctcaaattgcatttagcatttgatcctatttatttcaaaaatagaaaaagttcgtgtcgaatttattctagatttggaataatttatttgagataatcccttgtaaacgataccgttgttgtaacacctttcaagtttaataaaagttttatttaacttgaattttgtttcacttttttattctgcattttattcgattaaatgatgtagtttgtattcaaccccccttctacaaacatattgggacctaacaacacagaaggggggtgaatatgttttactgttttttgggcttttcttgaatgtttatggttgaacaaagtaaattaaatcttgcagtagaatgtgttcatgcagaaattaagcttgcagaaaataaggaacacagatcttcaaaactcacttaattttatattaaaattaagactgttttgctacaaattttctaggctctttgttgataaagagcttagcttcttcttgagagtgatacaagaaattttatctaaattgttacaactgaccgaagtaccagtgttaactttataattcagttaactgctggtttacacactgtacaataagacatgctattagcttttctaaactgtcacttgtcatttctatttatggaaaagtagatcttccagttctggcttagcatatctttagcatcatgtgataattttaatcttcctctgtcagttaatcttcaccattgatcttacacattcttcaagctgctttttgtagacttgtcaatccagctggttggattgttttttgattgtttatcttgaatattgaactggtatgtgattttgtactttgagaattttacttgagatctccaattaggcacatagagatcttgacatctcgataagtataattacttatcgagatctctaatgctctaatgaatttgacttatagaggtctctgagttctcgaatgaaactttagcttgtcgagatctctcagcatcatgtcttcactttgtcttgtcgataacttaaagttctctagtgaattttgaattatcgatatctctgagttctctagtggactttgacttatcgataactcagagttctctaatgaatgtagacttgtcgataactctgagttctctagtgaagaaatgactcgtcgatatctccaatcttaatgtcttcttgacttgtcgatatctcactgagttctctagtagctttcctgacttctcgataagtcatttggagttctcaaatgacttctctataacactaaatctgtgaattgtagagatcctgacttagagtatttttatccaaacagatttattcaactccaagcttcttcaaaattcttctgaggcatgatcaccttgatcttcttccagatagaatccttaggttTGATACCTTTTCAGGAAAAAGACccaagtctgctcctttgcatttttacagactttaaagtgttacaagtacaaaatacaaattaagataacaatacaacttacttagggttgacaaaatgtcttagtcttgttaaagtacatgcatgtcttttacaacaatctcccccaatttgtgagaagattgcttaagACAAATTCATGTATGTTAACAAGACTAATCCCAAGTTTAAAATAGATTATGAAAAGTAACAATTCATTattctccttagatcagatgtccatttagCTTTACTTTATACTTTGATCAGTGACACCAATGACATTGttatcttcagtaatctttgacatcatcacttatatattacaatctcccccaacttgttcattataaaattatgcacaagttctgattgatgatgtcaaaactctaaCTGAATGCAGAAGTCAATCTCCCCATTTTGTCTTCTTCTGTGAGTTTAACAAACTTTACTTCTATACATGCCTTCAATATTATCTGCATCAACATTGCATGAAGATTTGCTCAAT
This window contains:
- the LOC141673072 gene encoding histone H3.2, translating into MARTKQTARKSTGGKAPRKQLATKAARKSAPATGGVKKPHRFRPGTVALREIRKYQKSTELLIRKLPFQRLVREIAQDFKTDLRFQSSAVAALQEAAEAYLVGLFEDTNLCAIHAKRVTIMPKDIQLARRIRGERA